Part of the Geodermatophilus obscurus DSM 43160 genome is shown below.
CCGACGAGACCCCCGGCTTCCGGCTCACCCGCTCGGACGCGTGGCTGCCGCGCCTCGGCGAGGCGATCGAGCGACGCGCACCCGCGCTGGCCGGCGTCGGCATCGCCGGGGGATGGGCCGGGCTGTACGAGATGACGCCGGACCACAACGCCCTCATCGGCCGGGCGGACACGGTCGAGGGCTTCCTGTACGCCACCGGCTTCTCGGGGCACGGTTTCCTGATGGGACCGGCCGTGGGCGAGGTGGTGCGCGACCTCCACCTCGGCGAGGAGCCCTTCGTCGACGTCACCGGCCTGAGTGCCGCACGCTTCGCGGGCGCGGACGCCCGCCCTGAACTCAACATCGTCTAGACAGCAGCCCGAGGAGATCCCCGTGACCACCACCCTGCCCACCGCCGACGACCTCCGTCAGCAGGCCCAGGACGCCGCCCGCCGCTGCGGTGTCGACCTCGACGCCCTCGCCGGCGACCACTTCGTGACCTCCCCCGTGAACGGGCAGCCGCTGTCCTCCGTCCGCTGGTCCACCGGGGCAGACGTCGATGGTGCGGTCGCCCGCGCGGTCGAGGCCTTCCGCTCGTGGCGGACCGTCCCCGCGCCGGTCCGCGGCGGGCTGGTGCGCCGCTTCGGGGAGCTGCTGCGGGAGCACAAGGCCGACCTCGGCACCCTCGTCAGCCTCGAGGTCGGCAAGATCACCTCCGAGGCCGAGGGCGAGGTCCAGGAGATGATCGACATCTGCGAGTTCGCCGTCGGCCTCTCCCGCCAGCTCTACGGGCGGACGATCAGCTCCGAGCGACCCGGCCACCGGCTGATGGAGACCTGGCACCCGCTGGGCGTCGTCGGGGTCATCAGCGCCTTCAACTTCCCCGCGGCGGTCTGGTCGTGGAACACCGCGATCGCCCTGGTCTGCGGTGACCCGGTGGTGTGGAAGCCCTCGGAGCTCGCTCCGCTGACCGCCGCGGCGAGCGCCGCGCTGCTGGACCGGGCCATCGCCGAGGAGGGCGCGCCGGAGGGCCTGAGCCAGGTCCTGATCGGCGGGCCGGACGTCGGCGAGGCCCTGGTCGACCACCCCGGCGTCGCGCTGCTGAGCGCCACCGGCTCGACCCGGATGGGCCGCGCGGTGGGGCCGCGGGTGGCCGACCGCTTCGGCCGCTCGCTGCTGGAGCTCGGCGGCAACAACGCCGCGATCGTGACGCCGTCGGCGGACCTGGACCTCACCACCCGCGGCATCGTGTTCTCCGCGGCCGGGACCGCCGGCCAGCGCTGCACCACCATGCGGCGGGTCA
Proteins encoded:
- a CDS encoding aldehyde dehydrogenase family protein, with product MTTTLPTADDLRQQAQDAARRCGVDLDALAGDHFVTSPVNGQPLSSVRWSTGADVDGAVARAVEAFRSWRTVPAPVRGGLVRRFGELLREHKADLGTLVSLEVGKITSEAEGEVQEMIDICEFAVGLSRQLYGRTISSERPGHRLMETWHPLGVVGVISAFNFPAAVWSWNTAIALVCGDPVVWKPSELAPLTAAASAALLDRAIAEEGAPEGLSQVLIGGPDVGEALVDHPGVALLSATGSTRMGRAVGPRVADRFGRSLLELGGNNAAIVTPSADLDLTTRGIVFSAAGTAGQRCTTMRRVIAHVDVIDELTERVAAAYRRLPIGSPVAEGTLVGPLVHGAAYKAMQNALEAAGQQGGELVVGGGRRFEDEAPDAYYAEPAIVRMPEQTDVVRQETFAPILYVLPYRTLEEAIALNNDVPQGLSSSIFTSDQAEAERFLAADGSDCGIANVNIGTSGAEIGGAFGGEKETGGGRESGSDAWRSYMRRATNTINYSGELPLAQGVKFTV